The proteins below are encoded in one region of Williamsoniiplasma luminosum:
- a CDS encoding M48 family metallopeptidase, protein MATMKKTISVNGNLVNYNLTYRDQKNLVLKVRDGQICISAPVRANDWDIEQIIYKNYHTINKYQISYDVHLKYDLYSNQPWIKIFDQKINVVFSTDNIHPKLINNELHIKNYLNLDEQIAKIYTFLAKQYKNWFINQTGQWASLMNLHFKNLSLKAMTTKWGVCYPQTQKIMYNIKLIHFKPEIIDYVIVHELTHLEFPNHSKDFWRRVEKFLPHYRELSKELNQPGA, encoded by the coding sequence ATGGCAACAATGAAAAAAACAATTAGTGTTAATGGCAATCTTGTTAACTACAATTTAACATATCGAGATCAAAAAAATCTTGTGTTAAAAGTTAGAGATGGCCAAATTTGTATTTCTGCCCCAGTTCGTGCCAATGATTGAGATATTGAACAAATTATTTATAAAAATTACCACACAATCAACAAATATCAAATCAGTTATGATGTGCATTTAAAATATGATTTATATAGTAATCAACCTTGAATCAAAATTTTTGATCAAAAAATTAACGTCGTTTTTTCAACTGATAACATCCATCCTAAATTGATTAATAACGAACTACATATTAAAAATTATCTGAATCTTGATGAGCAAATAGCTAAAATTTATACCTTCCTAGCGAAACAATATAAAAATTGATTTATTAATCAAACTGGCCAATGAGCGAGTTTGATGAATTTACATTTTAAAAATTTAAGTCTAAAAGCAATGACAACAAAATGAGGTGTTTGCTACCCGCAAACACAAAAAATTATGTACAATATAAAATTGATTCATTTCAAACCAGAAATCATTGACTACGTCATTGTTCATGAACTTACACACCTAGAATTCCCTAATCATTCAAAAGATTTTTGACGTCGAGTTGAAAAATTTTTACCACATTATAGAGAGTTAAGCAAAGAATTAAATCAGCCTGGGGCATAG
- a CDS encoding arginine deiminase, with translation MEKKVHVFSEIGKLKSVLVHRPGDEVENLTPEYLERLLFDDVPFKKVAIEEHNKFTSLIRENGAEVLYIEELVAETLDQNPKIKEAFVDQFINEASVRKDLVKPFKDFLMKMTNLDMAVKMIAGTKKLELGITNDADKYPFIADPLPNVLFQRDPFASIGNGVTMHHMWSVTRNRETIFPDLVFKNHKRFAGNVPYFYERDWKDFIEGGDILVLNSETLIIGVSQRTSMAAIEKASKQIFKEGSYNKILVLDLPKSRAFMHLDTVFTNVDYDKFIVHPLIFDSIDQFKIFELSKDGKKEIKKPLVDVLSEATGYKVQLIKCGGEDPIAAGREQWNDGTNVLTIAPGVVIAYERNWVTIDLLEKAGVKVIKTPSSELSRGRGGPRCMTMPIIREDLPKKSS, from the coding sequence ATGGAAAAAAAAGTTCATGTATTTTCAGAAATTGGTAAGCTAAAAAGTGTTTTAGTTCACCGTCCTGGAGATGAAGTAGAAAACTTAACACCTGAATACTTAGAAAGGCTTTTGTTTGATGATGTCCCATTTAAAAAAGTGGCTATTGAAGAACACAACAAATTTACAAGTTTAATAAGAGAAAATGGCGCAGAAGTGCTTTACATCGAAGAATTAGTTGCAGAAACATTAGATCAAAACCCAAAAATTAAAGAAGCGTTTGTGGATCAATTTATCAACGAAGCAAGCGTGAGAAAAGACTTGGTAAAACCCTTCAAAGATTTCTTAATGAAAATGACTAATTTAGATATGGCAGTTAAAATGATTGCTGGAACTAAAAAATTAGAATTAGGAATTACAAATGATGCTGATAAATATCCATTTATCGCAGACCCATTACCAAATGTCTTATTCCAAAGAGATCCATTTGCATCAATTGGAAATGGTGTGACAATGCATCACATGTGATCAGTGACAAGAAACAGAGAAACAATTTTCCCTGATTTGGTTTTCAAAAACCATAAACGTTTCGCAGGAAATGTTCCTTACTTTTATGAAAGAGACTGAAAAGATTTCATCGAAGGTGGAGATATTCTTGTCTTAAATAGTGAAACATTAATTATTGGTGTTTCACAAAGAACTTCAATGGCAGCCATCGAAAAGGCTTCAAAGCAAATTTTCAAAGAAGGTTCATATAATAAAATTTTGGTTTTAGATTTACCAAAAAGTAGAGCATTTATGCACCTTGATACTGTTTTCACAAATGTTGATTATGACAAATTTATCGTGCATCCATTAATTTTTGATTCAATTGATCAATTTAAAATTTTCGAATTATCAAAAGATGGTAAAAAAGAAATTAAAAAACCATTAGTCGACGTTTTAAGTGAAGCTACAGGCTACAAAGTTCAATTAATTAAATGTGGTGGAGAAGATCCAATCGCAGCTGGTCGTGAACAATGAAATGATGGGACAAATGTTTTAACAATTGCCCCTGGTGTTGTTATTGCTTATGAAAGAAACTGAGTAACTATCGACTTGTTAGAAAAAGCTGGAGTTAAAGTTATTAAAACTCCATCTTCAGAATTATCACGTGGACGTGGTGGTCCAAGATGTATGACGATGCCAATCATCAGAGAAGATTTACCAAAAAAATCATCATAA